The Poecilia reticulata strain Guanapo linkage group LG10, Guppy_female_1.0+MT, whole genome shotgun sequence sequence TCATGTTAATATTAACGTCGAGGATCAGCTGCTGCTTTAATCGTCTTCCTCCCTGCTTCCTCTGaaagtgctgatttttttaGAGAGAGCGCTCTGATTTACATCAAAAGCCTATATGTTTTTCACTGGCCTACTTTCTCATCACCGCGCTCTTTCCCTCAGGTACACGTTTCATGTGCTGAAGAACTCTGTCGCCCCCTCCCCGCTCCTGCAAGGCAGGCAGCTGGACCGGATGGACCCTTCTACCAGGGACCAGTGGATCAAGGAGTGGAGGGGCTTCAGGGGTGGAGCACCGGCCAAACGCTACGAGCTTTCTGACCCACCCTCTCCTACCCTGGAGACCCCTGCGGACTTCTTCCCCGAGTTTCTCCCCGACTCTGATTTCATGGGGGATGATCTTAGCCTGAACGTCATCACGGAGAGCCGTCAGAGGGCTATGCACACGTGAGAAACGGAGGCAACCGGATGGAAGGCGAGAATCGCTGTKATGATAATTTATTCAGGAAACTGTAAATATCTTAACTGGCACATGTGTGGCTCTCTGACTGTAGTTAATTTTGCAATAAACTGCTTAATTAAAGCATGCACAGACCCGTCTTCCTCTTCTCATCATAACAAAGCAATACATAAGCCTGTTACAATCCCGGTGGGCTTTCAGGAGGCGGTGCTAACCCAGTTAGTGGCCACCCACCCTTAAAAAGAAGCACCTTCCTCTAATGTCTCCAATATTATCCCCTCACCTGTTTCAGGCCAAACCAATAAAGCGATTGTGAACATTTAGCGCGTATGCTGTTGGAGCATCTtcattaaaacaagcaaaatccAAAACGAAAATGAATCAGGTGGAAAATTGGTTTCTATGCTGCAAATCCTGGAGCTTTTTATGGAAATGGAGTGTGCACAAGCACAWCCACTTGTAAAAAAGGGCTGAGTTATCATGGGCATACTTCATTRTACAGCAGCGGCTCAGCTTATATAACACGCCGCCGCCTGCAGTTAGATCCCTGCTGCCCTCTAGCGGTGAAAATGAAGGGCTGTGAGAAGGTCACACGGGACACAGGGAAGCAGGGATTCAGACTGCTTAGATTTGGATTCGCCACACGAGAGCTGTGACACTGTGTTTCtaagaacaacaacaataagAAACATAATTACCAGTTTCATAGATGACTTGAGCTACCTGTTCATTAACATCATAAAGGACATGATGATGTCACATCCGATTACAGGTAGAGTGAGTCGgctctgcttgtttttctggaaaaacCTGCATCCCAGTATTCACTTTGATACTCGGAGCCGATTACACTCAATAAATTGCAACAGCATTATTCCCTCGGCAATATGGCTGCACTGAAATCTAAACATGCATAATCAAACTGAATGAGGTCTGATCACGTTTAAGACCACCATGAGACCCCTGCTGCCCTATAATTACCTAAATTCAGGATGGCaacatggtaaaaatgttatttgaaagGTTTTTAGTGTAAAAGCCCaatcatttaatcaaatgtttccTATGTGATCACAtacttccaaaaataaaaccataacaATCAGCATAAAGGCGAACAACATTTATACACAGATATGAATCTGTTTCCTAATTTAGCCAACTCGTGTCAATATATAACTAAGATGTGATGCATGCATAGACAAATTTAAGACTGGAAGCATAAATCCGTTCTGctctacaacaacaacaaatttatttcaaaagaaaacaccagCTTCTGAGTGAAATTCACTCTTGCTTAATAAAAGCTGGTTTACGAARCTAAGGAAAAGGAGGTAAGAGGAACTGAGTAGGTTTAACAGGACAGAACAGAACAAAGATTATTGTTCCTTTAAGCAAATTTCTCCATTTTGGCAAAACCCCACTTTGTTCTAATCTGTCACAATCTAACCCAAATGCCAATTTGCTGATTACTGATACTTGATATCACATTCCCCCAATATTTCTTCCTCATGCAAAAACTCAGCATGAGTTTTGATTCAGGATAAGCCAAGAGATAAGAGCCAGTCACCAAACAACCACATTTAACAGGTTATGAGTACATTCGGTCCTTTtagataaaaagacaaaaaactgaaataaaacataacatgtaAAAACcacttaattaaaactttaaatgtgcagaagaagcaaaaacaaactgccACAAATACACCCATCGTGCTTTTATGTTAAGGTGTGACACAATAAACTGGAAACACTTGTTCTTTCTTGATCWCAAGTTTTCACTCYTGGCTTCAGTCCAGCTAAGGCAGAAGctgataattaaaataaaagcactccAAGCCTAAAGAAAAGCTTAAACAGAGgaatgcaacataaaaaataaagagcattATTTGATGACGTTTGTTGCATCAAGTTAGARcaaccactagatggcagacCYTCACCTCTTACAGAGCCTGAGTGGAAATTTACAGGGGAAATTCACAAAGCTACAGAATGCATCAATTAGCGATCGATCCTCAGTGCAcggtgaaaaataaatctacaagTTCCAGATCATTTTATGAAATGCATTATAAAATGTGCATATGATTTTGAAAAACTATTCATTTTTACTGTgctctccatccatccaaagGTTTTGCATAGAACTGAAATAcctatttatttcttgttagttttcctgttgtcttgtcttgtcattttgtttctttgttattGATGTTGACTTTGTAAATtagcattaatattttattcatttctaagTATGTTTAAGCACATTTTACTCTAGGAAcgttaatttactttttattactttatggATAAACCATACAGacaatttgtttttgccatttgtgTTTGGTTCTTCCAGACTAGAAACAGCTTGCCAACAGTAatcaaacaattaaataaccttaaaacatttacatctaatgtgaaaaaaaatggctcAGAGACATATatacagtggtggagaaagtactcaaaaaaggtacttaagtaaaagtacaaatacacagacaaaaatgtactcaagtaaaagtcaaagtaccacattaacattttacttaagtaaaagtaaaaaagtactggtttttgAAAATACTNNNNNNNNNNNNNNNNNNNNNNNNNNNNNNNNNNNNNNNNNNNNNNNNNNNNNNNNNNNNNNNNNNNNNNNNNNNNNNNNNNNNNNNNNNNNNNNNNNNNNNNNNNNNNNNNNNNNNNNNNNNNNNNNNNNNNNNNNNNNNNNNNNNNNNNNNNNNNNNNNNNNNNNNNNNNNNNNNNNNNNNNNNNNNNNNNNNNNNNNNNNNNNNNNNNNNNNNNNNNNNNNNNNNNNNNNNNNNNNNNNNNNNNNNNNNNNNNNNNNNNNNNNNNNNNNNNNNNNNNNNNNNNNNNNNNNNNNNNNNNNNNNNNNNNNNNNNNNNNNNNNNNNNNNNNNNNNNNNNNNNNNNNNNNNNNNNNNNNNNNNNNNNNNNNNNNNNNNNNNNNNNNNNNNNNNNNNNNNNNNNNNNNNNNNNNNNNNNNNNNNNNNNNNNNNNNNNNNNNNNNNNNNNNNNNNNNNNNNNNNNNNNNNNNNNNNNNNNNNNNNNNNNNNNNNNNNNNNNNNNNNNNNNNNNNNNNNNNNNNNNNNNNNNNNNNNNNNNNNNNNNNNNNNNNNNNNNNNNNNNNNNNNNNNNNNNNNNNNNNNNNNNNNNNNNNNNNNNNNNNNNNNNNNNNNNNNNNNNNNNNNNNNNNNNNNNNNNNNNNNNNNNNNNNNNNNNNNNNNNNNNNNNNNNNNNNNNNNNNNNNNNNNNNNNNNNNNNNNNNNNNNNNNNNNNNNNNNNNNNNNNNNNNNNNNNNNNNNNNNNNNNNNNNNNNNNNNNNNNNNNNNNNNNNNNNNNNNNNNNNNNNNNNNNNNNNNNNNNNNNNNNNNNNNNNNNNNNNNNNNNNNNNNNNNNNNNNNNNNNNNNNNNNNNNNNNNNNNNNNNNNNNNNNNNNNNNNNNNNNNNNNNNNNNNNNNNNNNNNNNNNNNNNNNNNNNNNNNNNNNNNNNNNNNNNNNNNNNNNNNNNNNNNNNNNNNNNNNNNNNNNNNNNNNNNNNNNNNNNNNNNNNNNNNNNNNNNNNNNNNNNNNNNNNNNNNNNNNNNNNNNNNNNNNNNNNNNNNNNNNNNNNNNNNNNNNNNNNNNNNNNNNNNNNNNNNNNNNNNNNNNNNNNNNNNNNNNNNNNNNNNNNNNNNNNNNNNNNNNNNNNNNNNNNNNNNNNNNNNNNNNNNNNNNNNNNNNNNNNNNNNNNNNNNNNNNNNNNNNNNNNNNNNNNNNNNNNNNNNNNNNNNNNNNNNNNNNNNNNNNNNNNNNNNNNNNNNNNNNNNNNNNNNNNNNNNNNNNNNNNNNNNNNNNNNNNNNNNNNNNNNNNNNNNNNNNNNNNNNNNNNNNNNNNNNNNNNNNNNNNNNNNNNNNNNNNNNNNNNNNNNNNNNNNNNNNNNNNNNNNNNNNNNNNNNNNNNNNNNNNNNNNNNNNNNNNNNNNNNNNNNNNNNNNNNNNNNNNNNNNNNNNNNNNNNNNNNNNNNNNNNNNNNNNNNNNNNNNNNNNNNNNNNNNNNNNNNNNNNNNNNNNNNNNNNNNNNNNNNNNNNNNNNNNNNNNNNNNNNNNNNNNNNNNNNNNNNNNNNNNNNNNNNNNNNNNNNNNNNNNNNNNNNNNNNNNNNNNNNNNNNNNNNNNNNNNNNNNNNNNNNNNNNNNNNNNNNNNNNNNNNNNNNNNNNNNNNNNNNNNNNNNNNNNNNNNNNNNNNNNNNNNNNNNNNNNNNNNNNNNNNNNNNNNNNNNNNNNNNNNNNNNNNNNNNNNNNNNNNNNNNNNNNNNNNNNNNNNNNNNNNNNNNNNNNNNNNNNNNNNNNNNNNNNNNNNNNNNNNNNNNNNNNNNNNNNNNNNNNNNNNNNNNNNNNNNNNNNNNNNNNNNNNNNNNNNNNNNNNNNNNNNNNNNNNNNNNNNNNNNNNNNNNNNNNNNNNNNNNNNNNNNNNNNNNNNNNNNNNNNNNNNNNNNNNNNNNNNNNNNNNNNNNNNNNNNNNNNNNNNNNNNNNNNNNNNNNNNNNNNNNNNNNNNNNNNNNNNNNNNNNNNNNNNNNNNNNNNNNNNNNNNNNNNNNNNNNNNNNNNNNNNNNNNNNNNNNNNNNNNNNNNNNNNNNNNNNNNNNNNNNNNNNNNNNNNNNNNNNNNNNNNNNNNNNNNNNNNNNNNNNNNNNNNNNNNNNNNNNNNNNNNNNNNNNNNNNNNNNNNNNNNNNNNNNNNNNNNNNNNNNNNNNNNNNNNNNNNNNNNNNNNNNNNNNNNNNNNNNNNNNNNNNNNNNNNNNNNNNNNNNNNNNNNNNNNNNNNNNNNNNNNNNNNNNNNNNNNNNNNNNNNNNNNNNNNNNNNNNNNNNNNNNNNNNNNNNNNNNNNNNNNNNNNNNNNNNNNNNNNNNNNNNNNNNNNNNNNNNNNNNNNNNNNNNNNNNNNNNNNNNNNNNNNNNNNNNNNNNNNNNNNNNNNNNNNNNNNNNNNNNNNNNNNNNNNNNNNNNNNNNNNNNNNNNNNNNNNNNNNNNNNNNNNNNNNNNNNNNNNNNNNNNNNNNNNNNNNNNNNNNNNNNNNNNNNNNNNNNNNNNNNNNNNNNNNNNNNNNNNNNNNNNNNNNNNNNNNNNNNNNNNNNNNNNNNNNNNNNNNNNNNNNNNNNNNNNNNNNNNNNNNNNNNNNNNNNNNNNNNNNNNNNNNNNNNNNNNNNNNNNNNNNNNNNNNNNNNNNNNNNNNNNNNNNNNNNNNNNNNNNNNTATGTTAACTAGACATTCCCTGTTTAATTTAGTTCAAGCTAGTGTTCAGTCTCTAGACtggaaaagtaaaatgttttttgtaaaatattgacTCCCAATGGTTTAACCCAAATCCATGCCCTATTTCttagatttgtatttgtaaaaacattggaaatatttactACATTCCTTCAAGTTCACAATTATGTCTCACCTTACGTGGGCCTATCACATTACATCTCATTAAAACTAATTTGTGTTTGCAAGGTGACCAAATGGGGGAAAATGGCACCATAGACTACATCATTACTATAGTCRTATAGTCATATAACAACCTGCTGGGGAGACATGAGGACAGCTGCTCATCTTCAGAAGCTTCAGGGTGTCGCTGTTGTTGGCCACCAACACCTTCAGAGATGGGTCATCCACCGGGGTGTCATCGATCTTGATGGACGACAGGGACTTGGAGTTCACAAACACGACTGTCRGAGCAGAGACAAAGTGGGCCTGCGGAGGACARRMYMKTAGTTAGRACAGAACCTTTTCCTTRCAGGAGYCCTTTTGCGTAAAAAGAGCAAGACGGGCAGAGGACTTACCTGAGACACATCCATGAAGCTGRGCCGCGCTGTGGAAATCAACCCTAAGGTTTGGATGGTGCAGTTCACCAGCTGAGAGAGAATGTCGCAGGCCGCCTCTGCAGACTCTGTGCTACTGTCGACCTGATTCAAACAGCAACAGGGATTCataacttattaaaaataataaaagtataacaaaaatatcagtaaagcaaaaaaacagaactgccaaaacaatGTGACAGAGCATTTGGTTTGGATTAGAAAAGGcacataatgttttttaaagcagctgatCTGTTGGGATCATTGTGGACATGAGGGGGCTGGAAGGTTCTTACTTTGAAGCTAACATACTGCAGGTGTTGGGCGTGCTTCTTGATGATCTGCTGAATGAGGTCGGGGTGAGTGGAGCGCAGGTAAGAAGTGGCTGGCTGATTGAGCTCAAACTCGAACCGTCGCCACAGGTCGGGCGTGTGAAACACGTCGTTCCAGCACCGGCACACGGATGAGGCTCGAGCCCGGTCCAACAGGGACAAGTGCTGGAAGATCTGCAGAACGATGCAGTAGGCCAGGTTGCCCCAGTCCGTTGGTGGAGACAGCGCAAAGCTGGGCTTGTGTCTTTTTCCTGGCTTCTCGTGTTAGGGGAAGATGGGGCGTTTGGAGTTGAGAGCAGACCTTCCACGTTTCATTTTGACACTACTGAGGTTTCTGTGAGGTCGAAGGATTGGAAAGTGTTAAAAAGACAACATAAAGTAGTAAATGTTCAGACGATGGTGAGACATGTTTCAAATCCCAGTCATGGCTTTTCATGGCTTCTCTCCACTTTACAATTGTTGACTACTGTGTGATCTTTCACAGAAAATCTtgataaaacacactgaagtttgtggtttgttacaaaattgtatttctgtgtttaccACCGAATAAACATGAAAGAGATCATTTCTCTGGGGGGCTTCAGATCCAAGCAACTAAAGAAAAGTTAActaattgaagaaaaacacaattcttSCATGTTTGTAAGTGTATCTGTGTTCCTGCAAAACTTTCTCCAAAAGACTTAAACCTGATGTCAAATATTAATCAGATTCTCTACATGCAACACTATCCATGAACTGCAAGCTTATTCTCTGTATCCACAAAACAGGTTTATTACTTACTGAAACCGCATGtaagctgaaaatataaaataatcatgtattcattgttttttttctttttatcacttTACAAACTCCATTTTCTATACAGGATATCCAAGCTCTTttaaccaaaaacacacacacattttaacaaatgcaGAGAcaatgaaacagtttttattttattttgtttgggttttttttttttttttcaatcgtACCTAACAAAATCATAACACTAAAATGCGCCATTACTTACATTGAGTTGTTAAAAGCATGATTTCCGTCTGAGTTTGGTGCTCTGGAGGTTGAGAAGGCGCCGTTCACCTGGAGCCCTGACCCTCAGTGACTGGGGGGAAGCCtggccgctgctgctgctgctgctgctgctgctcttgatgaagatgatgatgtgGGACAGCAGGAGCTGCTCCTCTAATGAGCTCTCCTCTCTTCAGCGACAGCTTGACGCGGAGCGGCGGGTACACGTGAGGGCGGGAAAACATGGACCCGCATCTCTGCACTGCTGTGTACACAGCAGCTGAATATTAAACCTGCATCTGTGGGAAATCAACATGTTTAGGTTTGCTTTCACAGAAGACAGTCAGCCCGGCCCCTTGTTTGGTTTAATAGTTCGTGTCAGTCGGTCGCTCTGTTTGAATGAGTGCACGTAGATTTGATCCCTAAACTGTGTGAACGCACGATGAGAAAGTAGGTCAGTGTGTCAGAGTGTGGACActtgtctgcgtgtgtgtgtgtgtgtgtgtgcgtgcgtgcgtgcgcgcgcgtgcgtgtgtgcgtgtgtgtgtgtgtgtgtgtgcgtgcgcgcgtgtgtgtgtgtgtgtgcgcgcgcgatCTTGTAAACAAGTATCAGACTGTGTGCAAGAAGGACATCTGTGGCTATTCTGTCACCTTCAGGATTTCCCAGGAGTGAATCTTGGCTATAAATTTTGCTCACAGTGCACCAAAGTTTTCCAGAAGGACATGAGGGCAAGCAAAAGTCTGGTCTATgttaatgacttattttgtggttttttttatttgtcattattttgtggaAATCATTTTTTCACTTATGACATTAAAGAGTTTCTTGTAATTATTTTAGTCTTAAAATCAAATATTGTTGACtaatgattgatttgtaaaagcactAAAAAATTGTCtgagtatttattattattatgtttaatgagggggctgcacagtggcgSagttggtagagctgttgccttgcagcaagaaggttctgggttcaattcccagccccggtccctctgcatggagtctgcatgttctccctgtgcatgcatgggttttctccaggcactccggcttcctcccacagtccaaaaaacatgactgtcaggttaattggcctttccaaattgcccctaggtgtgagtgtgtgtgtgcatggttgtgtgtcctgtgtgtctctgtgttgccctgcaacagactggcaacctgcccagggtgtaccccaccccccacccggcacgccagctggagatgggcaccagcaaccctcccaaccccactgagggacaagggtgcaggaaaatggatggatgtttaatgAGCTAACAAATGTTAGGTTTGACTGTTAAGtaagtaatttattttccagggatatataaaaacaatgaatgaaGATTGAAAACTTCAGtataatattttttctcaagAATGTACTTCAAATGCGACATTTGGTGAAATTATTGGACCCAAAGGCACACRGGATACCTGGAAGGTCATGGTGATTGAAATCATAAAGATTTCAGCAGATGTATAATATTGGAGGAGCCATGAAGTCGATGCATTGGTGAGGCTGCCATAAAAACCTAATCTCAGTCAAATTGGTCATTTCTGCCCAGAGACGAAAACATGTGTGAACAAGGTGGATTGCGAATCTGACTTATTTACACCAGTTCTGTTGGGAAGACTGGGCCAAATTTGATGTGATGATGATCTTGTGTTAGGATAAGAAAAGCAACTGAACAAAGCCATTCTGCAAAAGGAAATTCCACCAAATGCCAGAGAAATGTGTGTCAACgtttgaatttggaaaaaactaataaaaagttGTTCTTATTCCTTATTCTGGATTTTGGCAAAGTGAGATAGAAAGTTTGTGtcgtttttcttatttaagtaTCCTGTTTCAACTGTTTGTGCAAGCAGGACYAGCTTTGCATTGACATTGTGCCACAAAGCAAGCATCCACATTCACTATTGCTGCATGCTCAGCATTGCTGTGGTCGTTGGGAGGTGGAGAGGTACAAGTTCAACTGgatgagtaaaagaaaaatgttctcttcTAGTTGATactgaaaacaaaccaaaagggAAGTCCGGTTTATGAAGGTAAAAGATCKTAAGACTATTTGACAAGATCGGTAGACTTGTCAAATAGTTCTCAAACAtatatttaaagttgtttttctcaaGGAAACCGGTGAATTAGTTATTAAAATAGTAYGGTAGAAACAATTGTTATGACACAGTAACATTAAACTCTCTCAGTTtaatttgtcataaaaatgaagTAGCAATCTACACAgctctttacatttttttttttacattaatgtgTTATTAtagctgctgttttattataTCTGCTGATATAGAAGCTAAACAAAAGTATTGCTGAAATACTCATTTTACTAATATCTAGCGTAGCCTATATATCATAATTCTTTCGATGTAAAATAACATAAGAATCGATTAAGAATATCAGATTATTCATTGTTAAGCTATACCCCAAATAATGCCTCTATGCGAGTATCAGCCTTAAGAACGAACTGAGGGCAAAATTAACCCGTAACGACTGAACGTCTGCTTCGGAGCTCCGCCCCTCGGGATGACGCAGTGCAGCCCAGTGATCAGTCACGTCTGCTTGAGTTGAAGGAACCAAAAACAGAAGAGTTTTTATGAAAGCAAGGAAAAGGAAACTCTCAGTTTATCAGTATCAGTAGTTCCTCACTTCCGACACCATGTCCAGACGGGTCTACTTGGTTCACTGTAACCAAAGCTGGGAAGAGGctgttagcttgttagcttaGCTTCTTAGCCTGACAGTCAACACTGTGTAGCCTGTagctaacctttttttttctctactgaAGGTAAGAGTTTATCACTTTATAAAGTCACTTCTGTTAGCGGCGTATTTGTCTTGACATAGATGCGGGTCTCTTGCTAAAGCTCAagttaatatatatatatatatatatatatacttaatatattttgtgttgtgTTCCTGCTGGTGAAACGAAGTGACAAATAATCGGTTTAGTAACTATTGCTGTAAATGCAGCTCCTGGTGTGCTTAACTAGGCAtgtttagtcttattttaaattgagATAAATTAGGCTTATACTCTGGATCTAGAAAAGagcatgcatttttattgtagAAGCGACCTGTTGACGAAAGCAAAACATCAACACATTTcatatttgatttgtttgtccTTGTTCCTTGAAGTGACAATGCAAGTCTTGTGTCTCAGTTCTTAGAAGTGGTTCTATATGTTAATTGCACTTTAGTTAAGACTAAAAGGACCTACAGTCCACATGATTGGCTTTAAGAGATCTCAGTAGATCTGCAGTAATGTAGAAAAAACCGTTTTAAACGCAtgtaaacacaatattttagATGAACTCATAATAAAGGGATTGGTGCTCTGACAGCAAGCTTGGAcctttagagagagagagagagagatgtttGCTTTTATAGAGATCATTTGCAATGACAAGATCGGAAAAGCAGATTCATTATGTGTttctttctgaatttattttttcagacaaATTAATTTACGAAttggatagatagatagataaatagatactttattcatcttatgctttatttattttagtgtaaaacattcaaaatgtttgcaatgaaatctaaaataatGGCAAGTACAAAATAATATAGTGGATAAGATTGTAATGTTTGTTAAAGTTGCATAATAACAAATAACAAATAtacaacagaaatgaaaatgaaactaTATAATTCACGAATAATGAACAATTGGTAAAGTTCAGCAAACATCATCAGTATTCCAAattggtttatgtttttttttcttttaggttttctgcatatattttttatacatatacaGGGGCTTATTCTTATTGACGTTTTAATAGAACTCGAACAAGACCGTCATGTTGTTGCAATGTCCTGGTTTTATCTCTCTTCTTGAGAAAAACAATCTCCTCAGCTCtaccttttctctttttttctggtgtattcttgttttgacatttaaatctTTCCTTCTGTGCTTTTAGGTAAAGCAGTCATGACGCAAAAGATAAACCTGTGCTCGGTTTCCCTCAGAGTTGAGGGAATGACCTGTGGCTCTTGTGTTCAGTCCATAGAGCAGCGGATTGGGTCTCTTCATGGAGTGATACATATAAAGGTAACGGCTGATTTTATACTTTCTGCTGTTCTGCATTTTATGCTCCATCTTGACTCGCTGACCTTTAAATTTGATGActtctgcatttatttcaaacgaGATTggtcttttaatgttttgactATGTAACTCTTGAGCAGAGAATCTTCTTGTTAACTTAGATATACATTTATATGGGTTTTATTCTCTTCATGGTAGAAGTGGATCGTTTGGTACAGCTCTGTTTCTTAGGGAGCAGCTTGTCTGATTTCCATCAGTGCAGCCATATTAGACAGCTTAATTGAAGTAGTGGTggtctgctgttttgtttattgtatgTTTACCCCTCAGGCTAAGGCTGAATGAGAAGATAATGTAATACCGTGTTCTCAATAATTCCCTGCCCTTTGCGCAGGACTGCGACAACAGGTCGATATGTCCTCTGCCCCCACAGGAAATGGTTGAGGGTAACAGAATTTAGTGCCGGGATTATATGTTTATAAGTGATCTGAGCAAAGCGAattgtctttcatttttctcttggAAGAacaatgtgtatttttctttgttccccaattttaagaaaaagttacCACTAAAGCAGCTGGAaactgcttccttttttttttttttacttgtggtTGAATCAGGTGATGCCTTCTGAGCATCACATGTCTCCTTCTTGCTTAAGAAGGTGACCTGAGGGTCATCATGCTGACTGAACGTGCCAGACGCTTACCAAAGGCCATGAACGAAGGCTGTAAAATGCCATTAAATTAGAGCTGCAGTGACTTAATATGGCCATATAACAATATTATGTAAACCATCGTTGAACTAACTTCAGTGTAAGTTGCTTTAATAAGCGCATACACAGCCACTGTGTCGCAAGCGCAAATGTCTAGATGCTTTAATTGGTATTTTATGTAGTATGCCAGCACATAGTGGTGACTCCATAATTAAGTTAAATGAATTACGRTTTTCATACTGTTTTGTAAGcagaaatcttaaaagtgtggcagacATCTCTATTGAGCCCCCTGTGAGTCAAATCGTTGTTGAATAAGTTGCCACTGCAGTTGCAGCAGCAGATTTTTTGGGCGGGGAATGTTTTCCTACTGCTTCAGAAATCTAGAGACGGCAATTATTCCCTAATAACCATCGCATAACAGTATTTAGCACCAATTCGCWATCAAAATGCACTTTACAAGACAAAGTAATCCAGTTTGTAATTAATCAGAGCTAATTATAACACAGTGCAGAATATACCAATcggtaaaatgaaaaaaaaagacataattgGTAAATGAAGTCACTGAACATCTGTGGCTATCAGGTTGTGTGAAATTGTAGTAAAAAGAGGGCTCTTCTGTGTGACAGTAGTTGCATGACTTCTGGTGTTTCTTGCTTCCAGCTTCGTAGACCTAATTCTTTCTGCGTTGATAAATTGCTCCCACTCAGTCAAATTGGATRGAGAGTGTGTCTGTACACAGCAATTTTCAAATCTTGCTGCAGRTTCTCTATTGGATCTAGATCTAGGCTTTGTTTGAGCTATTCATGAATATGCTCTAAGTCACTTATTTGTAGTTGTGGGGTGGGGTGTGGGGCTGCTGCTCTCTGCATGAAGAGGAACCTCCGCCCCCGCCTCCAGCCTTTTGAAGCCTCCTCAGGGTTTCCTCTGTTTATGAAAATCGGTGAACAAAGTCAGTCAAAACCAGTAAAACCCAAGAGGATTAAGGCRTTaatcttaatgttttattgtaaaatRAACTAATTACAGCTAGGATTGGAATGATATCTCTGCCTATATGGAAAAACGTTGATATCTGAAATGCACGGAtccaatattaaaaaatgtatcgGCCTCAATATTTAAAAGATCAGGTATCGCGACAATGTGGccgatccat is a genomic window containing:
- the fbxl3l gene encoding F-box/LRR-repeat protein 21; the protein is HEKPGKRHKPSFALSPPTDWGNLAYCIVLQIFQHLSLLDRARASSVCRCWNDVFHTPDLWRRFEFELNQPATSYLRSTHPDLIQQIIKKHAQHLQYVSFKVDSSTESAEAACDILSQLVNCTIQTLGLISTARXSFMDVSQAHFVSAXTVVFVNSKSLSSIKIDDTPVDDPSLKVLVANNSDTLKLLKMSSCPHVSPAGCYMTIXL